A region of Bacillus rossius redtenbacheri isolate Brsri chromosome 2, Brsri_v3, whole genome shotgun sequence DNA encodes the following proteins:
- the LOC134528831 gene encoding leucine-rich repeat-containing G-protein coupled receptor 4-like isoform X1: MATMSWLAVALLLATAAARAAGNICLGPCSCSAADARRVDCSRRHLLAGFYSARDWPPALQATAVDLSRNRLAQVGRFPRLPGVLSLSLRHNQIARIAACAFCGLESLEALDLGRNKLTGSQIRSDIFHALLNSSHSQGSALIALDLGYNNISTLQTNALKRLDSLQELRLNNNPLLSLEKSIQEALQDLNNLQVLDLSSTGLMFINDDFFNCPSIKGSLREFYLTSNHLTEVPKSLSALGSVLEILYLNDNPIYELNETSFIGLRALRKLSISEMGSLLRIAAGTFDCQEKLQVLYCSSNPRLNDIDKDSFRELKNKWPIKEVYLNNNSLGSLPCELLPWSEVDLLDIRDNPWECDCRLAWFARELAPVMRASMAMSALRPYCARPFRWSGVGLLDMPADAEAWCLEEAVGSSSGLSSGRPAANLVVLAVGLCLLTGAAVCVLCARCKYLASLVQPLSQPYYGLRQ; the protein is encoded by the exons ATGGCTACc ATGAGCTGGCTGGCTGTCGCGCTGCTGCTGGCGACTGCGGCTGCGCGCGCCGCCGGGAACATCTGCCTGGGCCCGTGCAGCTGCTCAGCGGCAGATGCGCGCCGCGTGGACTGCTCGCGCCGCCACCTGCTCGCCGGCTTCTACTCGGCGCGCGACTGGCCGCCCGCTCTGCAAGCCACCGCCGTCGACCTGAGCCGCAACCGCCTCGCCCAGGTGGGCCGCTTCCCGCGGCTGCCCGGGGTCCTCAGCCTCTCGCTGCGACACAACCAGATAGCGCGCATCGCGGCCTGTGCTTTCTGCGGCCTGGAGAGCCTGGAGGCGCTGGACCTGGGCCGCAACAAGCTCACAG GTTCCCAAATTCGTTCCGACATATTTCACGCATTGTTAAACTCCAGCCACTCCCAAGGATCTGCTCTTATAGCATTAGATCTTGGTTACAATAACATATCGACATTGCAAACCAATGCTCTTAAGAGACTCGACTCTTTGCAAGAGCTTCGCCTTAACAACAACCCTCTGCTTTCTTTGGAGAAGAGTATTCAAGAAGCTCTGCAAGATTTAAATAACTTACAA GTTCTTGATCTTTCATCTACAGGTCTCATGTTTATTAATGACGACTTCTTCAATTGTCCTTCGATAAAAGGGAGCTTAAGAGAATTTTATCTGACAAGTAACCATTTGACAGAAGTCCCTAAAAGTCTTTCAGCTttag GTTCAGTGCttgaaatattatatttgaatGACAACCCTATTTACGAGCTAAACGAAACATCGTTCATTGGTTTGCGAGCGCTACGCAAGTTGTCGATAAGCGAAATGGGTAGTTTACTTCGCATCGCAGCTGGCACATTTGACTGTCAAGAGAAATTGCAAGTTCTCTATTGCTCTTCAAATCCTCGACTCAACGATATAGACAAAGATTCTTTCCGTGAACTTAAAAACAAGTGGCCGATAAAAGAA GTGTACCTGAACAACAACAGCCTGGGCAGTCTGCCGTGCGAGCTGCTGCCTTGGTCTGAAGTGGACTTGCTGGATATCAGGGACAACCCGTGGGAGTGCGACTGCCGCCTGGCCTGGTTCGCGCGCGAGCTGGCGCCTGTCATGAGGGCAAGCATGGCGATGTCAGCGCTGCGCCCCTA CTGCGCGCGGCCGTTCCGCTGGAGTGGCGTGGGTCTGCTGGACATGCCAGCTGACGCGGAGGCGTGGTGTTTGGAGGAGGCCGTCGGCTCGTCCTCAGGGTTGTCCTCCGGAAGGCCCGCCGCTAACCTCGTGGTGCTGGCCGTCGGCCTGTGTCTGCTCACCGGGGCGGCTGTCTGCGTTCTGTGCGCGCGCTGCAAGTACCTGGCCTCGTTGGTCCAGCCACTGAGCCAACCCTACTACGGCCTCAGGCAGTGA
- the LOC134528831 gene encoding leucine-rich repeat-containing G-protein coupled receptor 4-like isoform X2: MMSWLAVALLLATAAARAAGNICLGPCSCSAADARRVDCSRRHLLAGFYSARDWPPALQATAVDLSRNRLAQVGRFPRLPGVLSLSLRHNQIARIAACAFCGLESLEALDLGRNKLTGSQIRSDIFHALLNSSHSQGSALIALDLGYNNISTLQTNALKRLDSLQELRLNNNPLLSLEKSIQEALQDLNNLQVLDLSSTGLMFINDDFFNCPSIKGSLREFYLTSNHLTEVPKSLSALGSVLEILYLNDNPIYELNETSFIGLRALRKLSISEMGSLLRIAAGTFDCQEKLQVLYCSSNPRLNDIDKDSFRELKNKWPIKEVYLNNNSLGSLPCELLPWSEVDLLDIRDNPWECDCRLAWFARELAPVMRASMAMSALRPYCARPFRWSGVGLLDMPADAEAWCLEEAVGSSSGLSSGRPAANLVVLAVGLCLLTGAAVCVLCARCKYLASLVQPLSQPYYGLRQ, translated from the exons atg ATGAGCTGGCTGGCTGTCGCGCTGCTGCTGGCGACTGCGGCTGCGCGCGCCGCCGGGAACATCTGCCTGGGCCCGTGCAGCTGCTCAGCGGCAGATGCGCGCCGCGTGGACTGCTCGCGCCGCCACCTGCTCGCCGGCTTCTACTCGGCGCGCGACTGGCCGCCCGCTCTGCAAGCCACCGCCGTCGACCTGAGCCGCAACCGCCTCGCCCAGGTGGGCCGCTTCCCGCGGCTGCCCGGGGTCCTCAGCCTCTCGCTGCGACACAACCAGATAGCGCGCATCGCGGCCTGTGCTTTCTGCGGCCTGGAGAGCCTGGAGGCGCTGGACCTGGGCCGCAACAAGCTCACAG GTTCCCAAATTCGTTCCGACATATTTCACGCATTGTTAAACTCCAGCCACTCCCAAGGATCTGCTCTTATAGCATTAGATCTTGGTTACAATAACATATCGACATTGCAAACCAATGCTCTTAAGAGACTCGACTCTTTGCAAGAGCTTCGCCTTAACAACAACCCTCTGCTTTCTTTGGAGAAGAGTATTCAAGAAGCTCTGCAAGATTTAAATAACTTACAA GTTCTTGATCTTTCATCTACAGGTCTCATGTTTATTAATGACGACTTCTTCAATTGTCCTTCGATAAAAGGGAGCTTAAGAGAATTTTATCTGACAAGTAACCATTTGACAGAAGTCCCTAAAAGTCTTTCAGCTttag GTTCAGTGCttgaaatattatatttgaatGACAACCCTATTTACGAGCTAAACGAAACATCGTTCATTGGTTTGCGAGCGCTACGCAAGTTGTCGATAAGCGAAATGGGTAGTTTACTTCGCATCGCAGCTGGCACATTTGACTGTCAAGAGAAATTGCAAGTTCTCTATTGCTCTTCAAATCCTCGACTCAACGATATAGACAAAGATTCTTTCCGTGAACTTAAAAACAAGTGGCCGATAAAAGAA GTGTACCTGAACAACAACAGCCTGGGCAGTCTGCCGTGCGAGCTGCTGCCTTGGTCTGAAGTGGACTTGCTGGATATCAGGGACAACCCGTGGGAGTGCGACTGCCGCCTGGCCTGGTTCGCGCGCGAGCTGGCGCCTGTCATGAGGGCAAGCATGGCGATGTCAGCGCTGCGCCCCTA CTGCGCGCGGCCGTTCCGCTGGAGTGGCGTGGGTCTGCTGGACATGCCAGCTGACGCGGAGGCGTGGTGTTTGGAGGAGGCCGTCGGCTCGTCCTCAGGGTTGTCCTCCGGAAGGCCCGCCGCTAACCTCGTGGTGCTGGCCGTCGGCCTGTGTCTGCTCACCGGGGCGGCTGTCTGCGTTCTGTGCGCGCGCTGCAAGTACCTGGCCTCGTTGGTCCAGCCACTGAGCCAACCCTACTACGGCCTCAGGCAGTGA